A genomic segment from Etheostoma spectabile isolate EspeVRDwgs_2016 chromosome 11, UIUC_Espe_1.0, whole genome shotgun sequence encodes:
- the gorasp2 gene encoding Golgi reassembly-stacking protein 2, with protein MGGSQSADIPGGGTEGYHVLRVQENSPGQCAGLEPFFDFLISICDTRLNKDNDTLKELLKMNVERPIKILLYSSKTLAVRETTVTPSNMWGGQGLLGVSIRFCSFEGANENVWHVLEVEPNSPAALAGLRSHTDYIIGADTVMNETEDLFSVVETYEGKELKLYVYNTDTDNCREVVITPNCDWGGEGSLGCGIGYGYLHRIPILPFGEGKNISFPAQTPSEPTKDGFTEVHLSAVIPTVPVAVSSASTGSERSLAGLSVSSNLTAVVSDLQKGASTVPLSSHSPSLQSAPLSVNPAATLPGLMPFAGDLPTFPHLPNLNITLPDMGHVLPPGVGGLQHAGLPSLTQPIVVPGLTLQPSDFVLPPNTADAVPAVTQHTTYPFSTIRMNGLTTIPILSSVASESINITMTADSS; from the exons ATGGGAGGCTCTCAAAGCGCCGACATACCGGGTGGAGGAACTGAAGGCTACCACGTCCTCAGA GTGCAGGAGAATTCCCCCGGTCAATGTGCAGGACTAGAGCCATTCTTTGATTTCCTCATTTCCATTTGTGACACTAGACTG AACAAGGACAATGACACCCTAAAAGAGTTGCTGAAGATGAATGTGGAGAGGCCCATCAAGATACTGTTATATAGTAGCAAGACACTGGCAGTGAGGGAGACAACAGTCACACCCAGCAACATGTGGGGTGGCCAGGGCCTTCTGGGAGTCAGCATTCGCTTCTGCAGCTTTGAAGGAGCCAATGAAAATGTTTGGCATGTCTTG GAAGTGGAACCAAACTCTCCTGCAGCCCTGGCTGGTTTGAGGTCCCACACTGACTACATCATAGGAGCGGACACTGTTATGAATGAG ACTGAAGATCTGTTCTCCGTGGTTGAAACCTATGAAGGGAAGGAGTTGAAGCTGTATGtttacaacacagacacagacaactgCCGGGAGGTGGTCATCACTCCAAACTGTGACTGGGGTGGAGAGGGCAG TCTAGGATGTGGGATTGGCTATGGCTACCTGCACAGGATACCTATACTACCATTTGGAGAGGGCAAGAATATCAGTTTCCCTGCACAGACTCCTAGTGAACCAACTAAAGATGGCTTCACAGAG GTCCATCTCTCTGCTGTTATTCCAACGGTTCCAGTTGCTGTGTCTTCTGCTTCGACTGGATCAGAGCGGTCTCTCGCCGGCTTGTCAGTCAGCTCTAACCTAACCGCCGTCGTTAGCGATCTACAGAAAG GCGCTTCTACCGTCCCACTGTCCAGTCACAGCCCTTCTTTACAAAGCGCTCCCCTGTCTGTCAATCCTGCTGCCACTCTACCAG GTTTAATGCCCTTTGCTGGAGATCTTCCAACCTTTCCTCATTTACCAAATCTAAATATCACCCTGCCAGACATGGGCCACGTATTGCCACCTGGAGTTGGTGGATTACAACATGCAG GTCTTCCATCACTCACCCAGCCGATTGTGGTCCCTGGTCTAACTCTGCAACCGTCTGACTTTGTTCTTCCCCCGAACACTGCTGATGCAGTTCCTGCTGTAACACAGCATACAACGTACCCCTTCTCCACTATCCGAATGAACGGTttgacgacaatccccatcCTATCATCAGTGGCCTCAGAATCAATAAATATCACAATGACTGCAGACTCATCTTAG
- the tlk1a gene encoding LOW QUALITY PROTEIN: serine/threonine-protein kinase tousled-like 1 (The sequence of the model RefSeq protein was modified relative to this genomic sequence to represent the inferred CDS: deleted 2 bases in 2 codons): MSVQSIGSLEGTPSWSQLSTSPTRTCFQQYTTAVVKAQEGTMEELHSLDPRRQELLEARFMGGVSGSTGGSTGSTSGGTKGLTNNECSNHSFGSLGSSSDKESEGSDVKRSGSPAYSTPEKKQSETARGRKRKPEIQSESSQGKSIVRGPKISDYFDFQGGNGSSPVRGLPQVIRSPQNSHSHSAQGIAVRQNSSSPTGLSFGDHMTHPKQLAVKFVQTDLTVLKLAALESTKNLDLEKKEGRIDDLLRANCDLRRQIDEQQKLLEKYKERLNKCITMSKKLLIEKSTQEKQACREKSMQDRLRLGHFTTVRHGATFTEQWTDGYAFQNLVKQQEWINQQREDIERQRKLLAKRKPPSSSSSQTPTTNLEPKQRKTKAVNGAESDPFLKPNLPQLLTLAEYHEQEEIFKLRLGHLKKEEAEIQAELERLERVRNLHIRELKRINNEDSSQFKDHPTLNERYLLLHLLGRGGFSEVYKAFDLIEQRYAAVKIHQLNKNWRDEKKENYHKHACREYRIHKELDHPRIVKLYDYFSLDTDTFCTVMEYCEGNDLDFYLKQHKLMSEKEARSIVMQIVNALRYLNEIKPPIIHYDLKPGNILLVDGTACGEIKITDFGLSKIMDDDNYGVDGMDLTSQGAGTYWYLPPECFVVGKEPPKISNKVDVWSVGIIFFQCLYGRKPFGHNQSQQDILQENTILKATDIQFPVKPVSSNEAKAFIRRCLAYRKEDRIDVHQMGSDPYLLPHMRRSSSSGNLQMNAAGSGPTSSSILSY; encoded by the exons GCACCATGGAGGAGCTGCACAGCCTGGACCCCCGGAGACAGGAGCTGCTGGAGGCACGCTTTATGGGCGGGGTCAGCGGCAGCACAGGGGGCAGCACTGGCAGCACAAGCGGAGGAACCAAA gGTTTGACCAATAATGAATGTTCAAATCACAGTTTTGGAAGCCTGGGATCCTCAAGCGACAAGGAGTCAGAG GGGTCAGATGTGAAAAGAAGTGGTTCTCCTGCTTATTCG ACTCCAGAGAAGAAACAGTCAGAAACAGCCAGAGGCAGAAAAAGGAAACCTGAGATCCAATCAGAGAGCAGCCAAG GGAAATCAATTGTGCGAGGACCCAAAATAAGTGATTATTTTGAT TTCCAGGGAGGAAATGGGTCCAGTCCTGTGAGAGGTCTCCCACAAGTGATTCGTTCACCCCAGAACTCACATTCCCACTCCGCTCAGGGTATTGCT GTTAGACAAAATAGCTCCTCTCCTACAGGTCTGTCTTTTGGGGACCACATGACTCATCCAAAGCAACTAGCAGTCAAATTTGTTCAG ACTGACCTCACAGTGTTGAAGTTAGCTGCCCTTGAAAGCACTAAGAATCTAGACCTTGAGAAGAAGGAAGGCAGAATAGACGATTTGCTAAGG GCAAACTGTGATCTCAGGAGACAGATAGACGAACAACAAAAATTACTTGAAAAGTACAAGGAACGCTTGAATAAATGCATCACAATGAGCAAGAAGTTGCTCATAGAAAag AGCACCCAGGAGAAGCAGGCCTGTCGGGAGAAAAGCATGCAGGATAGACTTCGTTTAGGCCATTTCACTACAGTGAGACATGGAGCAACATTCACAGAACAGTGGACTGATGGCTATGCCTTCCAGAACCTTGTAAA ACAGCAAGAGTGGATAAACCAACAGAGAGAGGACATTGAGAGGCAGAGAAAACTTTTAGCCAAGAGGAAACCTCCATCGTCCAGCAGCTCCCAAACCCCAACTACAAACTTGGAGCCAAAGCAACGCAAAACCAAGGCAGTGAATGGAGCAGAAAGTGATCCCTTTCTAAAACCCAACCTACCTCAACT GCTGACATTAGCAGAGTACCATGAACAGGAAGAGATCTTTAAACTGCGTCTTGGACATCTCAAGAAG GAAGAAGCTGAGATCCAGGCAGAGCTTGAACGTCTGGAGAGAGTGCGCAACCTTCACATTCGAGAGCTGAAGAGAATAAATAATGAAGACAGCTCACA ATTCAAAGATCACCCAACGTTGAATGAACGCTATCTGCTACTACACCTTCTAGGAAGAGGGGGCTTTAGTGAAGTTTACAAG GCTTTTGACTTGATTGAGCAACGATATGCTGCTGTGAAAATCCACCAACTTAACAAGAACTGGAGagatgaaaaaaaggagaacTATCACAA ACATGCATGTCGAGAGTACAGAATACACAAGGAGCTGGACCACCCCCGAATCGTGAAACTTTACGATTACTTCTCACTGGACACGGACAC GTTTTGCACTGTCATGGAGTACTGCGAAGGCAACGACTTGGATTTCTACTTGAAACAGCATAAGCTAATGTCTGAGAAGGAAGCACGATCTATAGTCATGCAGATTGTAAACGCACTAAGATACCTGAATGAAATCAAACCCCCTATCATCCATTACGATCTTAAACCAG GCAATATTTTGTTGGTGGACGGCACAGCCTGTGGGGAAATAAAAATCACTGACTTTGGTCTATCAAAAATTATGGATGATGACAACTATGGCGTCGATGGGATGGACTTGACATCACAGGGTGCAGGGACTTATTG GTACTTACCTCCTGAATGTTTTGTGGTTGGCAAAGAACCTCCAAAGATCTCCAATAAGGTGGATGTGTGGTCTGTGGGCATTATCTTTTTTCAGTGTCTGTATGGAAGGAAG CCTTTTGGCCACAATCAGTCACAACAGGACATCCTGCAGGAGAACACCATACTGAAAGCTACAGACATTCAGTTTCCTGTCAAGCCTGTTTCCAGTAATGAAGCAAAG GCCTTTATAAGGCGGTGCCTGGCATACAGGAAGGAGGACCGGATCGACGTTCACCAGATGGGAAGTGACCCGTACCTGCTCCCTCACATGCGGAGGTCAAGCTCCTCTGGAAATCTGCAGATGAATGCTGCTGGCTCAGGACCTACCTCCTCCAGTATCCTCTCATACTGA